ATAATCTGTTTCTGTGGTGAGTGCGACATAGCGTTTAAGTTGCTGTGCCGTGCCGTGCCGTGCTGTGCTGTGCTGAGCGTTGGCGTAGTTAAGGTCATGGCGTCTCAATAGTGAGGCGGAAACTATAAAGAGAGTGAAGCTTTCAAGGCGTTGTTTCGTTTGTGATGGGCTAATAAAAATAATGCGCTAAATAAGTGTGTTAAAAAAAAGCAGTATTTAATTGCCCGGATGAGCCACACTGGGTTTGCGCGAAAATAAAGCCCCTCCGGCCAGACTGATGCGCAATCTGGCGGGAAGGGCGGTAGAACTCGATATCACGTGCCCATTGGGAGCAAGCCTGCTCCCACAGAGGGGAACAGTGTTGCTTCAGGCCACGAATTGCTCCGCATAGTGGCAAGCCACCTGCCGATTATCCAATGGTCGCAACAGCGGCTCTTCGCTGCTGCATCGCTCGGTCGCATACGGGCAGCGCTTGTGGAATGCGCAGCCAGGTGGCGGGTTCAGCGGGTTGGGCAGTTCGCCAACGATCTTGATCTTCGGCTTGTTCGGGTCCGGGTGAATGGTCGGGGTGGCCGACAGCAGCGCCTGGGTGTAAGGGTGCAGCGGGCGGGCGTAGATGTCTTCCTTGGGGCCTACTTCCACCGGGCGGCCGAGGTACATCACCATCACATCGTCGGCAACGTGTTGCACCACCGCCAGGTTGTGGGAGATGAACACGTAGGCGGTGTTGAATTCCTGCTGCAAATCCATGAACAGGTTGAGCACCTGGGCCTGGATCGACACGTCCAGCGCCGAGGTCGGTTCGTCCGCCACCAACACTTTGGGTTGCAGCATCATCGCCCTGGCCAGTGCGATACGTTGGCGCTGACCACCGGAGAACATGTGCGGGTAGCGCTGATAATGCTCAGGGCGCAGGCCCACTTGCTTCATCATCGCCTGGACTTTTTCGCGGCGCTCGGCGGCGGACAGGTTGGTGTTGATCAGCAACGGCTCCGCCAGTTGATCACCGACTTTCTGGCGTGGGTTCAACGACGCATACGGGCTTTGGAACACCATCTGCACGTCTTTACGCAATTGCTTGCGCTGGGCCTTGTCGGCACCGGCCACTTCCTGGCCGGCGATTTTCAACGAGCCCGAAGACGGCTCTTCAATCAGCGTGAGGGCACGGGCCAGGGTGGATTTGCCGCAACCCGACTCGCCCACCACCGCGAGGGTCTTGCCGGCTTCCAGCTCAAAGGACACGCCATTGAGAGCACGCACGGTGGCGTGGCCCTTGAACAGGCCACGGGACACTTCATAGTGACGGGTGAGGTCGCGGGCGGTAAGTACGACGGCCATTACGCCACCTCCTGGTTCAGCGGGTAGAAGCAGCGGGCGAGGCTGTTGCTTTTCGGGTCAAGGCTTGGACGCTGGGCGCGGCAGGAGTCCTGCACATACGGGCAGCGCGGTGACAGCAAGCAGCCCTGCGGACGGTCATAGCGGCCGGGAACGATGCCCGGCAGCGTGGCCAGGCGCGTGGCGCCGAGGCTGTGCTCGGGAATCGCCTTGAGCAACGCTTCGCTGTACGGGTGCGCCGGGATGTCGAACAGTTGCGGCACCTGGCCGACTTCCACCGCTTGGCCTGCGTACATCACGCACACGCGCTGGGCAGTTTCAGCCACCACCGCGAGGTCGTGAGTGATCAGCACCAGGCCCATGTTCTGTTCTTTTTGCAGCGCCAGCAGCAGCTCCATGATCTGCGCCTGGATGGTCACGTCCAGCGCAGTGGTCGGCTCATCGGCGATCAGCAGTTTGGGCTCGCCGGCAATTGCCATGGCGATTGCAACACGCTGGCTCATACCGCCAGACAATTGGTGCGGGTAGGCGTCCATGCGGCTGGCGGCGCCTGGGATTTCGACTTTTTCCAGCAGCTCGATCGCACGCTTGCGCGCTTGCTTGCCGGACATTTTCAAATGCAGGCGCAGCACTTCTTCGATCTGGAAACCCACGGTGTAGCTGGGGTTCAGCGCGGTCATCGGGTCCTGGAACACCATCGCCAGGTCTTTGCCGACGATCTGGCGGCGCTGGCGGTTGCTCAGCTTGAGCATGTCCTTGCCGTCGAAGTTCAGCGCATCGGCGGTAACGATGCCGGGATGCTCGATCAGGCCCATCAGCGCCATCATGGTCACGGATTTACCCGAGCCCGACTCGCCAACGATCGCCAGTACTTCGCCTTTGTCGACGGAAATGTCTAGGCCATCGACCACCGGTACGGCGGTCTTGTCGCCGAAGCGGACGTTGAGATTCTTGATTTCTAACAGTGACATGGGAATCTCCTCAGGCGGCGTTCTTGAGTTTCGGGTCCAGCGCATCGCGCAGGCCGTCACCCATCAAGTTGATTGCCAGCACGCTGAGCAAAATGGTCAAGCCAGGCAGGCTCACGACCCACCAGGCGCGTTCGATGTAGTCACGGGCCGAAGCCAGCATGGTGCCCCACTCAGGGGTTGGCGGTTGTACGCCAAGGCCGAGGAAGCCCAGGGCCGCGGCATCGAGAATCGCCGAGGAAAAGCTCAAGGTCGCTTGTACGATCAGCGGTGCCATGCAGTTAGGCAGCACGGTGATGAACATCAGGCGTGGCAGGCCGGCACCCGCGAGGCGGGCGGCGGTCACGTAGTCGCGGTTCAGTTCGCCCATTACCGCCGCGCGGGTCAGACGCACGTAGGACGGCAACGACACGATAGCGATGGCGATCACGGTGTTGATCAGGCCAGGGCCGAGGATGGCGACAATCGCCACGGCCAGCAGCAGCGATGGCAGGGCCAGCATGATGTCCATCAAGCGCATGATGGTTGGGCCGAGCAAGCGCGGGAAGAACCCGGCGAAAAGGCCCAGCAGGATGCCTGGGATCAGCGACATCACTACTGATGACAAGCCGATCAGCAACGACAGGCGCGAACCCTGGATCAGGCGCGAGAGCAAGTCACGCCCCAGTTCGTCGGTGCCGAGCAGGAACTGCATCTGCCCGCCCTCCAGCCACGCCGGTGGGGTCAGCAGGAAGTCGCGGTATTGCTCGCTGGGGTTATGCGGGGCAACCCAGGGAGCGAAGATCGCGCAGAACACGATCAGCAACATGAACAGCAGGCCGGCAACCGCGCCTTTGTTCTTGGAGAAGGCTTGCCAGAATTCTTTATACGGGGACGGGTACAGCAGGCTCTGATCGACTGCTGACACTGGAGTAGAGGTAGTCATGGTCATGATCTCAGCGCTGGTGACGGATGCGTGGGTTGGCGAAGCCGTAGAGGATATCCACCACGAAGTTCACCAGGATCACCAGGCAGGCGATCAGCAGAATGCCGTTTTGCACCACCGGGTAGTCCCGCGCGCCAATGGCTTCGATCAGCCATTTGCCGATGCCGGGCCACGAGAAGATGGTTTCGGTCAGTACCGCACCGGCCAGCAGCGTGCCGACTTGCAGTCCGACCACGGTCAGTACCGGGATCAGCGCGTTACGCAGGCCGTGAACGAATACCACGCGCGCCGGCGACAGGCCCTTGGCCTTGGCGGTGCGGATGTAGTCCTCGCGCAGTACTTCAAGCATCGAGGAGCGGGTCATCCGTGCGATCACAGCCAGCGGGATGGTACCCAGCACGATAGCCGGCAGGATCAGGTGGTGCAGGGCGTCCCAGAACGCGTCCGGCTCGTCGGCCAGCAGGGTGTCGATGAGCATGAAACCGGTGCGCGGCTCGATGTCGTAGAGCAGGTCGATACGCCCGGAAACCGGGGTCCAGCCCAGGCTTACCGAGAAGAACATGATCAGGATCAGGCCCCACCAGAAGATCGGCATCGAATAGCCCGCCAGGGAGATGCCCATCACCCCATGGTCGAACAGGGATCCTCGTTTGAGTGCCGCGATCACCCCGGCCAACAGGCCCAGGATACCGGCGAACAACAGGGCGGCCATGGACAGTTCCAGGGTCGCGGGGAAGAGGGCGGTGAACTCGGTCCACACGCTGGTGCGGGTGCGCAGCGATTCGCCAAGGTCGCCCTGGGCGAGCTTGCCGACGTAATCCAGGTATTGCGCATACAGCGGCTTGTTAAGGCCAAGGCGCTCCATTGCCTGGGCGTGCATTTCGGGGTCAACCCGCCGCTCGCCCATCATGACTTCTACGGGGTCGCCTGGAATCATGCGAATCAACGCAAAAGTCAGCAACGTGATGCCGAAGAACGTGGGGATCAATAACCCCAATCGGCGGGCAATAAAACTAAACATCTTGGTGTGTACCTCAATCAGCCGGTTAGGCAGGTTCGGCACCGTCAATGTCGACGGTGCCGAGCGTTTTTCTTATTTACTTCACCTGGGTGGTGGCGAAGTTATTTGTACCCAGAGGGCTTTGGGTGAAGCCCTCTACGTTCTTGCGCAGGGCGGTGAACAGTTTCGGGTAAGCCATGGGAAGCCAGGGTTGGTCTTTCTCGAACACATCCTGTGCTTGTTCATAGAGCGCGGCCCGTTCGGCCGGTTCCGCGACTGCACGGGCTTTGTCGATCAAGTCCTGAAACTCTTTGTTACACCAGCGGGCGTAGTTTTCGCCGTTTTTGGCTGCATCGCAACTCAGGTTTGGCGTCAGGAAGTTATCCGGGTCGCCGTTATCACCGACCCAGCCCGCCGAAACCATGTCGTGCTCGCCGTTTTTGGCACGCTTGAGCATCTCGCCCCATTCCATGACCTTGATATTGATCTTCAAGCCAATCTGGGCCAGGTCTGCTTGCATACGCTGGGCGCCGAGCATCGGGTTGGGGTTGGTCGGGCCGCCGCCGTTACGGGTGAACAGGGTGAATTCGGTGCCTTCCGGCACGCCGGCTTCCTTGAGCAGGGCACGGGCCTTGTCCAGGTCGCGCGCTGGGTTTTTCAGCTTTTCACTGAAACCCAGCAATGTCGGTGGATAAGGGCCGGTGCCCACGACTGCATTGCCTTTGCCGAACAGCGCTTCGGTATAGCCGGTCTTGTCGAACGCGATATTGATTGCATGACGTACCCGCGCATCGCTCATGTATTTGCGGGTGGTGTTCAATGCGGTATAGCTGGTGGTCATCGCCGCCAGTTCATCGACTTTCAGGTTCGGGTCTTTCTTGATGCTTGGGATGTCGTCCGGCTTGGGGAACAATGCGATCTGACATTCGTTGGCCTTGAGCTTCTGCAGGCGCACGTTGTTATCGACGGTGATTGCCAGAATCAGCGGATCGACCGCCGGCTTGCCGCGGAAGTAGTCGGGGTTGGCCTTGAAGCGTGCCTGGGCGTCTTTCTGATAACGGGTGAAGATGAACGGGCCAGTGCCGATGGGCTTGGCATTGAGGTCTTCGGTCTTGCCGGATTTGAGCAACTGGTCGGCGTATTCCTTCGAATGGATTGAAGAGAATGCCATGCCCAGGTCAGCCAGGAACGGAGCTTCAGGACGGGTCAGGGTAAAGACGACGGTATGATCGTCGATCTTCTCTACGCTCTTGAGCAGTTCCTTGAACCCCATGCTTTCGAAGTACGGGTAGCCCACGAGGGACTTTTTATGCCAAGGGTGATTCGGGTCCAGCTGGCGCTGGAAGCTCCAAAGCACGTCGTCGGCGTTCAGGTTGCGCGTGGGTTTGAAATAGTCGGTGGTGTGGAACTTGATATCGTCACGCAGGTGGAAGGTGTAGGTCAGGCCATCGGCACTGATTTCCGGCAGGTCTTTAGCCAGCGCAGGGACCACCTCGGTAGTACCGGGCTTGAAGTCCACCAGACGGTTGAACATGGTTTCAGCGGCGGCATCGGCGGTCACGGCGGTGGTGTACAGGACCGGGTCGAAACCTTCCGGGCTGGCTTCGGTGCACACCACCAGCGGTTTGGCCGAAACGCCGATCGCCACGCTCAACAGCGCGGCAGCCATGGCGGCTTGTAGCGGGAGCATTTTCATTCAGAGCCCTCTGCAATCGATGGAACCAGAAAAGCGTAGACGGCGAGCTCGTCCTGAGCCCGCCGTCTGCCTGGCGCTAATTAAAGGATGTTGAATGGGATGGTGGTGACCAGACGGAACTCTTTGATGCTGCCGTCGGATTGGAACTCGCTGCCACGGTGTTCAACGTAGGTGGCACGAATCGCGGTGGCCTTGAGCGGGCCGCTCTGGACCGCGTAGGAAGCGCCGATACCGTATTCCTGGTGCTTCTCGCCGTCCTGGGACTGGATGCCGTCGTAGGCGAACTTGGCCCGACCACCGTTGCCGGTGTAGTGGGTGCCGTCGATATCCCAGCCGCGCGCCGAGTAGGCGTTGAACTTCAGGCCCGGCACGCCGTATTCGGCCATGTTGATGGCGTAGGCGATCTGGAAGGACTTCTCGTTCGGGCCGTTGAAGTCCGAGGTCAGGGAGTTGGCCAGGTAGATGCCGTTGGTCTCGTGCAGGTAGTCGAAGTACTCGTTACCGTTCACTTGCTGGTAAGCGAAGGTCAGGCTATGCGCCTGGTGAGTCAGGCCCAGGGAAAGGGAGAAGGTATCGTTGTCGATTTCCCCCATCTCTTTTTTGCCTTCATCGACGGTTTTGTAGTAGTTGAAACCGGTGGTCAGGCCCAACTGCTGCGCGTCGCCCAGCTCGTGGGTGGCGCCGAAGTAGTACTGGTTCCAGAAGTCTTTCACGTTGGCGGCGAAGAAGCTGGTTTTCAGGCTTTTGAGCGGCTGGTAGTTCGCGCCCAGGGTATAGACTTTATCGGTTTCCGCGCCATTGCCGTATTCGGTACGGAATTTCGACAGGCTCTGTTCGCTACGTGGCGAAACGCGGTCAAACACGCCGCCCTGGAACGACAGGTTGCTGAACTCTTCGCTGTTGAAGCTCACACCCTGGAAGCTAGAAGGCAAGGCACGGTTGCCGATGGTGTCGACGATGCCGCTGCTGAAGTTCTGGCGACCGGCGGTCAAGGTGGTGTTGGACACGCGGAACTGTACGTTGGCCAGGCCCAGTTTGCTCCACTGGTCTACGGCGTCACCATTGGAGTCCGCCAGGGTACGGTTGGAGCCGCCCTTGATATCACGCTTGCTGCGGTCCAGTACCAGAGCGTTGTAAACCGCCACTTCGGTCTTGACGCCGACAGTGCCCTGGGTGAAACCCGAGCTGGCGTTGAGGATGGTGCCCTGTACCCAGTTGGTACGGTTACGGTCGGTCAGGGTCTGGCCATGCTTCTGGTACGCGAAGGTGCCCCCACGGTATTTGCTTTCATGGGAGTACCAGTTACGTGTGGTGCCGCCAAGGCTGAAGTCTTCAACGAAGCCTTTAGCCTCGCTTTGGGCGCTGGTGCCGGCCAAGGTGGTAGGAACGAAGTCCTGGCTTTGCGTTTCAGCATAGGCGGTTGCCGTGATGCTGCTGATGGCCAAGGCCAGAAGCGCTTTGCTGCTCAGTTTCATGGGTGAAGCTCCTTTGGTTCTCTTTTTTAATGCCGGTCTTTTTAGGTGAACCGGCTATTGGGTGTGGAACTCGTTCAAGCCTGTGCAAACGTTTGGCGTAGGAATTTTCCCAACAAAAGCCTGCGCGTTTGCCGGGAAGCGAACTTCGCTCCCCGTAATCCGGTTATTTTCTTATGGGGTAATGCTGACGCCCGAGAACACGTTGCGGCCGAAGGGGCTCACCTTGAAACCTTCGACTTTGGCGCTTAACGGCTGGTTGACCGTCGAGTGGGCGACTGGCGTGATCGGCACCTGCTGCTTGAGCAGTTGCTGCGCCTGTTTGTATAGAACAGTCCTTTGTTCGCGGTCGGTCACGACCTTGGCTTGCTTGATCAGCTTGTCGTACGCCGGGTCACACCACATGGAGTAGTTGTTCCCGCCGATGGCGTCGCAGCTGTAGAGGGTGCCCAACCAGTTGTCCGGATCACCGTTGTCGCCAGTCCAGCCAATCAGGCTGACATCGTGCTCACCGTTCTTGGTGCGCTTGATGTACTCGCCCCATTCGTAGCTGACGATTTTGACTTTCAGGCCGATCTTGGCCCAATCGTTCTGCAGCATCTCGGCCATCAGTTTGGCGTTGGGGTTGTACGGGCGCTGCACCGGCATCGCCCACAGGGTGATCTCGGTGCCTTCCTTGACGCCGGCGGCCTTGAGCAGCTCCTTGGCTTTTTCCGGGTTGTAGGCGGCGTCCTTGATGCTGTCATCGTAAGACCACTGCGTCGGTGGCATACCGTTGACCGCCAGTTGCCCGGCGCCCTGGTACACAGCGTTGAGGATGCTCTGCTTGTTCACCGCCATGTCCAGCGCCTGGCGCACTTCAAGCTGGTCGAACGGCTTGTGGCGCACGTTGTAGGCGATGTAGCCGAGGTTGAAGCCAGGCTTGGTCAGCAGTTGCAGGTTCGGGTCGGCCTTCAGTGCGTCTACATCGGCGGGGCGCGGATGCAGGGTGACCTGGCATTCGCCGGCCTTGAGCTTCTGCACCCGTACCGAGGCGTCGGTGTTGATGGCGAAGATCAGTTGGTCAAGTTTGACCCGGCTCGGGTCCCAATACTGTTTGTTGCCCACGTAACGGATCTGCGAGTCTTTCTGGTAACGCTGGAACACAAATGGGCCAGTGCCGATCGGCTTCTGGTTGATGTCGCTGGGCTTGCCTTGCTTGAGCAACTGCTCGGCGTATTCGGCGGACAGGATCGCAGCGAAACTCATGGCGATGTTCTGCACGAACGCGGCGTCGACCGTGTTCAAGGTCATCACCACGGTATGCAGGTCGGTTTTTTCGACCTTGGCGATATTCTTGTTCAGGCTCATCCCGTTGAAGTACGGAAACTCGGTAGGGTAGGCCTTGCGGAACGGATGCTCGGGGTCAAGCATGCGGTTGAAGGTGAACAGCACGTCGTCGGCGTTGAAGTCGCGCGTCGGCTTGAACTCCTTGTTGCTGTGGAACTTCACCCCTTCACGCAGGTGGAAGGTGTAGGTCAGGCCATCTGGCGAAATATCCCATTTGGTCGCCAGCCCAGGTACTACGTCGGTCGCGCCTTTTTCGAATTCAACCAGGCGATTGTACAAAGGCTCTGCCGCATCGTTGTCGGTGGCCGTGGTGTATTGCGCAGTGTCAAACCCTGCCGGGCTGCCTTCGGAGCAGAACACCAGGCTCTTCTTTTCGGCGGCCTGGCCCATCGTGGCCACGGCCAGCAGGCTGGTGGCAAACATCGCGGATAGAACAGTGGTATGGCGCATGACGATCCCGATCCTTGTTTGTAGTTATCAACAGCGAACCATCCCGCTGGCCACAGCCAGGGAGACATCACTGATCCCACGCACAGCAAGTGCCATTTCCCAGAGTGATGCCTCTGCTGTCCTACGACGTTATGGGACGTGGACCTTGCAGTAAATGCGCCAATTCTGACTGGACTTGTAGGTAACGGAGACATAAGGCGCAGTTCGTTGCTGTAGGACGGCAACGCTTGCAAATGTGGTCTGTTTCCTACGGCCCTGGCGGATGGAATAACGGCGACGTTGTGAAACGTCGCCGTTATTGATCCTTACTTGCCGCTTACGCTAACGCCGTAGAAGGAGTTCAAGCCAAATGGGCTGATCTTGAAGTCCTGTACGGTATTACGCATGGGTTGATACACCGTCGAGTGCGCGATAGGTGTCATCGGGACTGCATCTTTGAGGATATGTTGCGCCTGCTTGTACAGCTCGGTGCGTTTGGCGACATCCGATGTGGCCTTGGCTTCTTTCACGATGCCGTCGAATTTCTTGTCACACCACTTGGAGAAGTTGTTGCCCGACAGCGAGTCGCAGCCGAACAGCACGTTCAGCCAGTTGTCCGGGTCACCATTGTCGCCGCTCCAGCCAATGATCATGGCCTGGTTCTCGCCGCCTTTGGAACGCTTGATGTACTCGCCCCATTCGTAGCTGGTGATCTTGACCTTCAGACCGATCTTGGACCAGTCGTTCTGCAGCATCTCGGCCATCAGCTTGGCGTTCGGGTTGTACGGACGCTGAACCGGCATGGCCCACAGGACGATTTCGGTACCTTCCTTGACGCCGGCTTCCTTGAGCAGCGCCTTGGCTTTTTCAGGGTCGTACTTGGCGTCCTTGATGCTGGTGTCGTAGGACCATTGGGTCGGCGGCATGGCGTTGACGGCCAACTGACCGGCGCCCTGGTACACGGAGTCAATGATCTGCTGCTTGTTCACCGCCATGTCCAGCGCCTGGCGTACGCGCAGGTCAGCCAGCGGGTTAGGCTGGTCGCTGCCCTTGACCTTGTCCATCACGTTGTAGGCCACATAGCCCAGGTTGAAACCGGCCTGGTGCGGCAGTTTCAGGTCTTTGTCTTCGCCCAGCGCCTTGAGGTCGGCCGGACGTGGGAACAGAGTGATCTGGCATTCGTTTTTCTTGAGCTTCTGGATACGCACCGACGGGTCGGTGGTGATAGCGAAGATCAGGTTGTCGATCTTCACGTCTTCAGGTTTCCAGTAGTCCTTGTTGCCGGTGTAACGAATGTTCGAGTCTTTCTGGTAGCTCTTGAACACGAACGGGCCAGTGCCGACCGGCTTCTGGTTGATGTCGGCGGGTTTGCCTTCCTTCAACAATTGCGCGGCATATTCAGCGGACTGGATCGACGCGAAGCTCATGGCCAGGTTCTGGATGAAAGCCGCGTCCACGGTGCCAAGGGTGAACTTGACGGTGTGGTCGTCGACTTTCTCGATGTTCTTGATGTTGGTGTCCATCCCCATGTCCGTGAAGTACGGGAACTCAGTGGGGTAGGCCTTACGGAACGGATCGTCTTTGTTGATCATCCGGTTGAAGGTGAACAGTACGTCGTCGGCCGAGAATTCACGAGTAGGCTTGAAGTACGGGGTGGTGTGGAACTTGACGCCTTCGCGCAGGTGGAAGGTATACGTCAGGCCGTCCGGGGACACGTCCCAGCTGGTGGCCAGGCCAGGAACGACAGCGGTGCCGCCACGCTCGAACTGGCTCAGACGGTTGAACATGGTTTCGGCCGAGGCATCGAAGTCTGTTCCGGTGGTGTACTGGCCTGGGTCGAAACCGGCCGGGCTCCCTTCGGAGCAGAACACCAGGTTAGTTGCCGCCAGGGCTACGGGGGCTGCGGCCATCAGGCCGGCGCTCACTAATAACGGAAGGACTGCGTGTTTAAGCATGTTGGCCTCATGATTTGTTGTCATTTTTGGTGGTGAGGGCGACCTCGTGAGTCGGCCTGCGGATACTTATGCAGGCGCCATACCCAATGCAAGATGCTGAACGGTTACGAGCGGCAAACAGTGGTACGAACGTACAGGAATGTCGCAATTATGAAAGTTTTGCCATAAAAGCGTCGATTTGATGGTTTTTTTCGGTGCAATGTGCGCACCAAAAAAGCCCAGCCGAGGCGTCTAGCGCACTCGGTTGGGGCGTCGATGTTACTTATCTAGACTCACACCGTAGAAGGGCGTCAGTCCAAACGGGCTGATCTTGAAGTCGCGCACTTCCTTGCGCAGGGGCTGGAAAACCGTCGAGTTTGCAATAGGCGTTATAGGTACCTGTTCCTTAAGGATTTTCTGCGCCTGTTGATACCACTTGATACGCTGCTCGCGATCATTGCTGACCTTAGCTTGCTGCACCAGCTTGTCGTAGGCCGGGTTACACCATTTGGCATAGTTGCTGCCCTTGACTGCGGCACAACTGTAGAGCACGCCGAGCCAGTTGTCCGGGTCGCCGTTGTCGCCGGTCCAGCCGTAAATCATTGCGTCGTGTTCGCCATTTTTAGCGCGTTTGATGTACTCGCCCCACTCATAGCTGACGATGTTGGCTTTAATGCCGACCTTGGCCCAATCCTGTTGGATCATTTGTGCGGACATCCGCGCATTGGGGTTGGAGGCGCGTTGTACGGTCATCGCCCACAGATTGATGGTGGTACCTGGTGCAACCCCTGCTTCTTTTAGTAGCAACCGGGCTTTGGTCGGATCGTAGGGGGCATCCTTGATGCCGGGGTCATAAGACCACTGCGCCGGCGGTAACGCGTTCTGCGCCAATTGTCCGGCGCTCTGGTATACGGCCTTGATGATTGCCGGCTTGTCGATCGCCATGTCCAGCGCCTGGCGCACCTTGAGTTGGTCCAGCGGCGGGTGAGTCACGTTGTAGGCCAGGAAGCCCAGATTGAAACCCGCTTGTTGCAGCACGCGCAGATTGGGATCTTGCTTCATCACGTCGATATCGGCAGGACGTGGGTAACCGCTGACCTGGCATTCACCGGCCTTTAGTTTTTGCAGGCGCGCGGCGGCGTCCGGGGTGATCGCAAATACCAGGTTATCGAGCTTTACGTCCTCGGGCTTCCAGTACTGTGTGTTGGCCACATACCGGATCTGCGCGTCTTTCTGGTAACGCTTGAACACAAACGGCCCGGTGCCGATGGGCTTCTGATTGATCTGCTCGGCCTTGCCTTCTTTCAACAGCTGGGCGGCATATTCGGCCGATTGCACCGAGGCGAAACTCATCGCCAGGTTCTGTACGAATGAAGCATCGACATTGTTCAGGTTGAAACGCACGGTGTGTTCGTCGAGTTTGTCGACGCTCTTGATCGTGGCGTTCAAGCCCATGTCAGTGAAGTAGGGCGATTCGGAGGGGTAGGCCTTGCGAAACGGGCTGTCGGCATCGAGCAAGCGATTGAAGGTGAACAACACATCATCGGCGTTGAAGTCACGGGTCGGGGTGAAGAAGTCGGTGGTGTGGAACTTGACGCCATCGCGCAGGTGGAAGGTATACGTCAGGCCGTCCTTGGATACATCCCAGCTCGTGGCCAGACCCGGTTCTACCTCGGTGCCACCGCGCTTGAATTGGGTCAGGCGGTTGAACACGGTTTCGGCGGACGCGTCAAAATCGGTGCCGCTGGTGTACTGGCTGGGATCGAAGCCGGCGGGGCTGGCTTCGGAGCAGTAGACCAGGGTGGTTGCGGCCTGGGCCATCGGCATAACAGCCAGTAGGCTTGCGGCGAGGAGCAGTGGCTTGACGGCGATTCTTTCCATGGAGACCCCTGAAATGGCAGGCAGACCAAAGCTGCCTAAACGAAAACGGCGGTCACCGAGGTTACCGCCGTTCCGGTTACTCAGGTAGGGACATCTGCATCAAAGGGTGCCCTTGATTACTGAGGGAGATCATCGGGGATCGACACTTCCAGGTGAGTTGGAGCGTAATCGTCAATCGTGTAAAGGGCGCCGGACACATCATTGTTCTCGCCAATAGTGAAGGTTCTGACGGTGGTTGCCTCTAAATCCGGAATCACTTTTGGAACGTGATCGCTGACATCGCTTACAAACCACGTGGTGACGACTTTGACTCGGGCTTCATTGCGTGTCGGGTCGTATTCAATAAAGTAAGAAGCATTGCTTGCTGTGACGCCGTAACCGTCTTTCATGCTTTGGAGCAACTCCCAATGGGCGGGAAATACTGATCCTTGATGGGCGACCTCGGAGATACGGGATCGCAGTTCTGCATCGGGAATTGCCTTTTCGAATTGTTTGAGACGGTTCAGTCTCGTAGCCTCTGGCGTTTTTCCAACGGCATCCAGGGGCAATTCGATATCGCCGCCTTTTGAGCTTTTGATGACCGTGTAGTTGTTACGATTCAGGTCGGTAAGAAAGTGCTCTGAATAATTGGTCTCGCTCAGAGGCGAAGGAGCCGCTCGCTCCGAGGGCAACATTTCGAACTTCTCCCTGGGGGCCTCCCAGCCAATATTCAGCTTTCTTTTAACAACGCCGTTTTCTTCATAGCCGCGGGTCGATACGGCGTAAGGTTTGGTCTCATCCACTTTCATGAATTGGTCGAATCTGTCGGCTCGCGCCACGGCCTGTTGATCGACGTCGGCGAACAGGTC
This genomic stretch from Pseudomonas synxantha BG33R harbors:
- a CDS encoding ABC transporter ATP-binding protein, with product MSLLEIKNLNVRFGDKTAVPVVDGLDISVDKGEVLAIVGESGSGKSVTMMALMGLIEHPGIVTADALNFDGKDMLKLSNRQRRQIVGKDLAMVFQDPMTALNPSYTVGFQIEEVLRLHLKMSGKQARKRAIELLEKVEIPGAASRMDAYPHQLSGGMSQRVAIAMAIAGEPKLLIADEPTTALDVTIQAQIMELLLALQKEQNMGLVLITHDLAVVAETAQRVCVMYAGQAVEVGQVPQLFDIPAHPYSEALLKAIPEHSLGATRLATLPGIVPGRYDRPQGCLLSPRCPYVQDSCRAQRPSLDPKSNSLARCFYPLNQEVA
- a CDS encoding ABC transporter permease subunit, with translation MTTSTPVSAVDQSLLYPSPYKEFWQAFSKNKGAVAGLLFMLLIVFCAIFAPWVAPHNPSEQYRDFLLTPPAWLEGGQMQFLLGTDELGRDLLSRLIQGSRLSLLIGLSSVVMSLIPGILLGLFAGFFPRLLGPTIMRLMDIMLALPSLLLAVAIVAILGPGLINTVIAIAIVSLPSYVRLTRAAVMGELNRDYVTAARLAGAGLPRLMFITVLPNCMAPLIVQATLSFSSAILDAAALGFLGLGVQPPTPEWGTMLASARDYIERAWWVVSLPGLTILLSVLAINLMGDGLRDALDPKLKNAA
- a CDS encoding ABC transporter permease subunit, translated to MFSFIARRLGLLIPTFFGITLLTFALIRMIPGDPVEVMMGERRVDPEMHAQAMERLGLNKPLYAQYLDYVGKLAQGDLGESLRTRTSVWTEFTALFPATLELSMAALLFAGILGLLAGVIAALKRGSLFDHGVMGISLAGYSMPIFWWGLILIMFFSVSLGWTPVSGRIDLLYDIEPRTGFMLIDTLLADEPDAFWDALHHLILPAIVLGTIPLAVIARMTRSSMLEVLREDYIRTAKAKGLSPARVVFVHGLRNALIPVLTVVGLQVGTLLAGAVLTETIFSWPGIGKWLIEAIGARDYPVVQNGILLIACLVILVNFVVDILYGFANPRIRHQR
- a CDS encoding ABC transporter substrate-binding protein; the encoded protein is MKMLPLQAAMAAALLSVAIGVSAKPLVVCTEASPEGFDPVLYTTAVTADAAAETMFNRLVDFKPGTTEVVPALAKDLPEISADGLTYTFHLRDDIKFHTTDYFKPTRNLNADDVLWSFQRQLDPNHPWHKKSLVGYPYFESMGFKELLKSVEKIDDHTVVFTLTRPEAPFLADLGMAFSSIHSKEYADQLLKSGKTEDLNAKPIGTGPFIFTRYQKDAQARFKANPDYFRGKPAVDPLILAITVDNNVRLQKLKANECQIALFPKPDDIPSIKKDPNLKVDELAAMTTSYTALNTTRKYMSDARVRHAINIAFDKTGYTEALFGKGNAVVGTGPYPPTLLGFSEKLKNPARDLDKARALLKEAGVPEGTEFTLFTRNGGGPTNPNPMLGAQRMQADLAQIGLKINIKVMEWGEMLKRAKNGEHDMVSAGWVGDNGDPDNFLTPNLSCDAAKNGENYARWCNKEFQDLIDKARAVAEPAERAALYEQAQDVFEKDQPWLPMAYPKLFTALRKNVEGFTQSPLGTNNFATTQVK
- a CDS encoding peptide ABC transporter ATP-binding protein; the encoded protein is MAVVLTARDLTRHYEVSRGLFKGHATVRALNGVSFELEAGKTLAVVGESGCGKSTLARALTLIEEPSSGSLKIAGQEVAGADKAQRKQLRKDVQMVFQSPYASLNPRQKVGDQLAEPLLINTNLSAAERREKVQAMMKQVGLRPEHYQRYPHMFSGGQRQRIALARAMMLQPKVLVADEPTSALDVSIQAQVLNLFMDLQQEFNTAYVFISHNLAVVQHVADDVMVMYLGRPVEVGPKEDIYARPLHPYTQALLSATPTIHPDPNKPKIKIVGELPNPLNPPPGCAFHKRCPYATERCSSEEPLLRPLDNRQVACHYAEQFVA